A part of Nesterenkonia lutea genomic DNA contains:
- a CDS encoding TrmH family RNA methyltransferase yields the protein MDQQGHADGAERDVSAREIGVGPWEGDWPEGEHYDPELLREGDRRNVVDEYRYWSHDAIVADLDSRRHDFHVAIENWQHDFNIGTVVRTANAFMAKEVHIIGRRRWNRRGAMVTDRYQHVRHHASVEEFVVWAESEGLPVLGVDLFPDSRPIETYELPRRCVLVFGQEGPGLSEEVREAALDTLSIAQFGSTRSINAGTAAGIAMHAWIRQHRFSG from the coding sequence ATGGATCAGCAGGGGCACGCCGACGGCGCAGAACGGGACGTCTCCGCACGCGAGATCGGTGTCGGCCCCTGGGAGGGGGACTGGCCCGAGGGTGAGCACTATGATCCGGAGCTTCTGCGCGAGGGCGACCGCCGCAATGTGGTCGATGAATACCGCTACTGGTCCCATGACGCGATCGTCGCGGACCTGGATTCACGCCGGCATGACTTCCATGTGGCCATAGAGAACTGGCAGCACGACTTCAACATCGGCACCGTCGTCCGAACGGCCAACGCATTCATGGCCAAGGAGGTCCACATCATCGGCCGCCGCCGCTGGAACCGCCGCGGCGCCATGGTCACCGACCGTTACCAGCACGTGCGCCATCACGCGTCAGTGGAGGAGTTTGTGGTCTGGGCTGAGTCCGAGGGACTGCCGGTGCTCGGTGTGGATCTGTTCCCAGACTCCCGGCCGATAGAGACCTACGAGCTGCCCAGGCGCTGCGTGCTGGTCTTCGGCCAGGAGGGCCCCGGCCTCAGCGAAGAGGTCCGGGAGGCGGCGCTGGACACGCTCTCCATCGCACAGTTCGGCTCCACCCGGTCCATCAACGCCGGCACTGCGGCAGGGATCGCGATGCATGCCTGGATCCGACAGCACCGCTTCAGCGGCTGA
- a CDS encoding Cof-type HAD-IIB family hydrolase: protein MTSTAETAVFNPAPPFGLLLDVDGPIASPVSRTVAIESIAQDLAALANQGIPVIFNTGRSDDFIARQVIPPMRAAGLLPDTPVFTVAEKGAVWAEVTPEGLGEIHIDEDLKLPTELSDEVRDLVAERFSEHMFFDETKRAMVSVEQSTEVENKDYLEAQKEFDAAIPGLLQKHGLEHVRIDPTIISTDVEHERVGKDLGAERSLTLLEARGVTAQSWFTMGDSRTDYAMAGWLHERGLPVTHVDVRPEDGIPETDYEVLTSESGAIHDEAGAEFLTRWAADPENTRAGRRD from the coding sequence GTGACTTCCACTGCTGAGACTGCTGTCTTCAACCCCGCCCCGCCCTTCGGACTGCTGCTCGACGTGGACGGGCCCATCGCCTCTCCGGTCAGCCGCACCGTCGCCATCGAGTCCATCGCCCAGGATCTCGCCGCCCTGGCCAACCAGGGCATCCCGGTCATCTTCAACACCGGGCGCTCGGATGACTTCATCGCGCGGCAGGTGATCCCACCGATGCGTGCGGCTGGCCTGCTGCCCGACACGCCGGTCTTCACCGTGGCCGAGAAGGGCGCCGTCTGGGCTGAGGTCACCCCCGAGGGGCTCGGCGAGATCCACATCGACGAGGACCTGAAACTCCCCACCGAGCTCTCTGATGAGGTGCGGGACCTGGTCGCCGAACGGTTCAGCGAGCATATGTTCTTCGACGAGACCAAGCGCGCCATGGTCTCCGTGGAGCAGTCCACCGAAGTGGAGAACAAGGACTACCTCGAAGCGCAGAAAGAGTTCGACGCCGCCATCCCCGGCCTGCTGCAGAAGCACGGCTTGGAGCATGTCCGGATCGACCCGACCATCATCTCCACCGATGTGGAGCACGAACGCGTGGGCAAGGACCTCGGCGCCGAACGCTCCCTGACCCTGCTCGAGGCACGCGGCGTCACCGCGCAGAGCTGGTTCACCATGGGTGATTCCCGCACCGACTACGCCATGGCCGGCTGGCTGCACGAGCGGGGGCTGCCCGTGACCCACGTGGACGTCCGCCCTGAGGACGGCATCCCGGAGACCGATTACGAGGTGCTCACCTCGGAGAGCGGCGCGATCCATGACGAGGCCGGGGCCGAGTTCCTCACCCGCTGGGCCGCAGACCCTGAGAACACCAGGGCCGGACGCCGTGACTGA
- a CDS encoding sugar ABC transporter substrate-binding protein, whose protein sequence is MTHLDPTAPSRRRTLLLATALTAGMALSACSGPPEEEASAAAGDDASTEDQGQEKVDKILFSYPFNALPVYSILTEQAKEYAADRGVEVVFTNDNMDLGQQVSNLTTYLDDDSIDAAVVFPADPASLDPIAAQYMDAGKHWVTYGGDLENQDATLQFSFEESGCMLAEDAAKWAGETLDGEGTALVLIDETIQIGQERTDGILDCLEESAPGLEVVTQQSVTPGDGLSATNTVLAQNPDIDIVLSASGDAAQGAYQALVESGRATDDENTYLGGLDGNGTLFASMKEGSFVRGIVTAAFDELGAQIIDLPIAVGEGEAEAVVDLPAYLVTAESEDLDDYIEAFGGAEQ, encoded by the coding sequence ATGACACACCTTGACCCCACCGCGCCCTCCCGGCGCAGAACACTGCTGCTTGCCACCGCGCTGACCGCGGGAATGGCTCTGAGCGCCTGCTCCGGGCCACCCGAAGAAGAAGCCTCGGCCGCCGCCGGCGACGACGCCTCCACCGAGGATCAGGGACAGGAGAAGGTGGACAAGATCCTGTTCTCCTACCCGTTCAACGCCCTGCCGGTCTACTCGATCCTGACCGAACAGGCGAAGGAATACGCTGCTGACCGCGGAGTCGAAGTGGTCTTCACCAACGACAACATGGACCTCGGCCAGCAGGTCTCCAACCTCACCACCTACCTCGACGACGACAGCATCGACGCCGCCGTGGTCTTCCCTGCAGACCCGGCCTCGCTGGACCCGATCGCCGCGCAGTACATGGACGCGGGAAAGCACTGGGTCACCTACGGCGGTGACCTCGAGAATCAGGACGCCACCCTCCAGTTCAGCTTCGAAGAGTCCGGATGCATGCTCGCCGAAGACGCCGCGAAGTGGGCCGGTGAGACGCTCGACGGTGAAGGCACCGCCCTGGTGCTCATCGACGAGACGATCCAGATCGGGCAGGAACGCACCGATGGCATCCTCGACTGCCTGGAGGAATCCGCACCCGGGCTGGAGGTCGTCACCCAGCAGTCCGTCACCCCAGGCGATGGTCTGTCCGCCACAAACACGGTGCTCGCGCAGAACCCAGACATCGACATCGTCCTCAGCGCCTCCGGGGATGCGGCCCAGGGCGCTTACCAGGCACTGGTGGAGAGCGGGCGGGCGACTGACGATGAGAACACCTATCTGGGCGGCCTCGACGGCAACGGCACGCTCTTCGCGTCCATGAAGGAGGGCAGCTTCGTCCGGGGGATCGTCACCGCCGCCTTCGACGAGCTCGGAGCCCAGATCATCGATCTGCCGATCGCCGTGGGTGAAGGCGAGGCCGAGGCCGTCGTCGATCTTCCGGCCTACCTGGTGACCGCTGAGAGCGAGGACCTTGATGACTACATCGAGGCCTTCGGCGGCGCTGAGCAGTGA
- a CDS encoding aspartate aminotransferase family protein, with product MNNTLLNRRFATIGRHSPLFYEEPLHLVSGEGVWLTDVEGRKYLDAYNNVPHVGHAHPRVVEAMRAQAGTLNVHTRYLNDRVVDYAEDLLSRFEPGLDRVLFSNSGSEANDLAFRMAHQHTGARGILVTDHSYHGHTSFLTEITTGLKTHEPLGDHVRTFHVPDLDEAANRDRSEQEILTAALAEVEACLADLVRSGHGVSAVIVETIFSTEGLPRVPEGYVTGIAQLVRQAGGLVIADEVQAGLGRIGSHFWGYQKHGIVPDFVTMGKPLGNGHPLAGVVTTAELLEEFGARNEYFNTFAGTPVSSAVGHEVLKIVDDEALVESSERLGALIRPRMAELVEARPQLGVPRGSGLFFGFSVFSDADQLHPDAQTTRQLVEAIKARGVLLSKIGPTGSVLKIRPPLALREEHLPLLLGTIEEAVDEVLG from the coding sequence GTGAACAACACCCTGCTGAACCGGCGCTTCGCGACGATCGGCCGTCATTCGCCGTTGTTCTACGAGGAGCCGCTGCACCTGGTCTCGGGGGAGGGCGTCTGGCTTACGGACGTCGAGGGACGGAAGTACCTCGATGCCTATAACAACGTGCCGCACGTCGGGCACGCCCACCCTCGTGTGGTCGAGGCCATGCGAGCGCAGGCGGGGACTCTGAACGTCCACACCCGCTACCTCAACGACCGGGTCGTGGACTACGCCGAGGATCTGTTGAGCCGCTTCGAGCCCGGCCTGGACCGCGTGCTGTTCAGCAACAGCGGCTCCGAGGCGAACGATCTCGCCTTCCGGATGGCGCACCAGCACACCGGAGCTCGCGGCATCCTGGTCACCGATCACAGCTATCACGGCCACACCTCATTCCTCACCGAGATCACCACCGGATTGAAGACCCATGAGCCGCTCGGTGACCACGTGCGCACCTTCCACGTCCCTGACCTCGACGAGGCGGCCAACCGTGACCGCAGCGAGCAGGAGATTCTGACCGCCGCGCTGGCCGAGGTGGAAGCCTGCCTGGCCGACCTGGTCAGAAGCGGGCACGGGGTCTCCGCCGTCATCGTGGAGACGATCTTCTCCACCGAAGGGCTGCCCCGGGTGCCCGAGGGATACGTCACTGGGATCGCCCAGCTGGTGCGTCAAGCCGGTGGCCTGGTCATCGCAGACGAGGTCCAGGCCGGACTGGGCCGCATCGGGAGTCATTTCTGGGGCTACCAGAAGCATGGGATCGTCCCGGACTTCGTCACGATGGGCAAGCCGCTGGGCAACGGGCATCCGCTGGCGGGCGTGGTGACCACGGCCGAGCTGCTCGAGGAGTTCGGCGCTCGCAATGAGTACTTCAACACCTTCGCAGGGACCCCGGTCTCCTCGGCCGTGGGCCACGAGGTGCTGAAGATCGTCGACGACGAGGCCCTCGTGGAGAGCTCCGAGCGTCTCGGCGCGTTGATCCGCCCTCGAATGGCCGAGCTCGTGGAGGCGCGCCCGCAGCTGGGGGTTCCCAGAGGTTCGGGACTGTTCTTCGGCTTCTCGGTCTTCTCCGACGCCGACCAGCTGCACCCTGACGCGCAGACCACCAGGCAGCTCGTCGAGGCGATCAAGGCTCGCGGCGTGCTGTTGAGCAAGATCGGCCCCACCGGCTCGGTGCTGAAGATCCGTCCTCCGCTGGCCCTGCGGGAGGAGCACCTGCCGCTGCTGCTGGGCACGATCGAGGAGGCGGTGGACGAGGTCCTCGGCTGA
- a CDS encoding phosphotransferase enzyme family protein codes for MQLETAHELAGVALAEFGLAPESQISFVKYRENHVFRVDSPAGSSFALKLHRAGYRTDEEILTELRHISELRARGISVPEARSTRTGELYAVVSHGGHTRRVSVVGWIHDAEPSGDAGAAFAGEEAAAPEDFTAMGELLGRLHRVSESMEPLAGFQRGAWDADGLAGHAPLWGDPLALSTLAAEERALLEHAMKRLRADLTELGPEPGTYGMIHGDSTPENVLKTPTGLMLIDFDDFGTGWYLFDLVTALFFYTPGPQYQVLEQALLQGYEKERVLSDAERGAWDALMLGRALSYLGWAAERPGDEASLFIEHSVVPWVLRLARAYCDGAPAPYAADAESLKETTL; via the coding sequence ATGCAGCTGGAGACAGCGCACGAACTTGCAGGAGTGGCACTGGCGGAGTTCGGCCTCGCCCCCGAGAGCCAGATCAGCTTTGTGAAGTACCGGGAGAATCACGTGTTTCGAGTGGATTCCCCTGCGGGGTCGTCCTTCGCACTCAAACTGCACCGGGCGGGGTACCGCACTGACGAGGAGATCCTCACCGAGCTGCGCCATATCAGCGAGCTCCGCGCGCGGGGGATCTCGGTCCCGGAAGCGCGCAGCACCCGCACAGGCGAGCTCTACGCCGTCGTCTCCCATGGTGGACACACCCGGCGGGTCTCGGTGGTGGGGTGGATCCACGACGCTGAACCCAGCGGGGATGCGGGGGCGGCCTTCGCGGGCGAGGAGGCTGCCGCCCCGGAGGACTTCACCGCGATGGGCGAGCTGCTGGGTCGCCTGCACCGGGTGAGCGAGTCGATGGAGCCTCTTGCCGGATTCCAGCGCGGCGCCTGGGACGCAGACGGGCTGGCTGGGCACGCTCCGCTGTGGGGCGACCCGCTGGCTCTGTCCACACTCGCCGCGGAGGAGCGGGCTCTGCTCGAGCACGCGATGAAGAGACTCCGTGCTGACCTCACCGAGCTCGGACCGGAACCGGGAACCTACGGAATGATCCACGGTGATTCCACCCCGGAGAACGTTCTGAAGACCCCCACGGGTCTGATGCTCATCGACTTCGATGATTTCGGGACCGGCTGGTACCTCTTCGACCTGGTCACTGCCCTGTTCTTCTACACTCCGGGTCCGCAGTACCAGGTCCTGGAGCAGGCGCTGCTGCAGGGTTATGAGAAGGAGAGGGTCCTCTCCGACGCCGAGCGCGGCGCTTGGGACGCGCTGATGCTGGGCCGCGCCCTGAGCTATCTGGGCTGGGCCGCTGAACGTCCCGGCGATGAGGCATCCTTGTTCATCGAGCACAGCGTGGTTCCCTGGGTGCTGCGGCTTGCCCGGGCCTACTGCGACGGCGCGCCTGCGCCATATGCTGCCGACGCCGAGTCCCTGAAGGAGACGACACTGTGA
- a CDS encoding YdeI/OmpD-associated family protein produces MTEHELLRVADVAAWRAWLDEHEDSSDGVWLVMAKKGVTEPTSLSYAQALQEALCSGWIDGQRNARDFTTFLQRFTPRRKTSMWSKRNVGYVEALIAEGRMRPRGHAEINKAQADGRWDRAYAGQAGAVVPEDLAAALEVSSTAKATFESLTSQGRSHVLHQLMIAANPATRARRIERFLEKLERGETP; encoded by the coding sequence GTGACTGAACACGAGCTGCTGAGGGTCGCCGACGTCGCCGCTTGGCGCGCCTGGCTGGATGAGCACGAGGACAGCTCTGATGGGGTCTGGCTGGTGATGGCGAAGAAGGGTGTCACAGAGCCGACGTCGCTGAGCTACGCGCAGGCTCTCCAGGAGGCCCTGTGCAGCGGATGGATCGACGGGCAGCGCAACGCTCGCGACTTCACCACCTTCCTGCAGCGCTTCACCCCGCGGCGCAAGACCTCCATGTGGTCGAAGCGCAATGTCGGCTACGTCGAGGCACTCATCGCTGAGGGACGGATGCGGCCCCGGGGCCACGCCGAGATCAACAAGGCGCAGGCCGACGGGCGCTGGGATCGAGCCTATGCCGGCCAGGCGGGCGCGGTGGTTCCCGAGGATCTGGCTGCGGCGCTGGAGGTCTCATCGACCGCGAAGGCGACCTTCGAGTCTCTGACCAGTCAGGGCAGGTCTCACGTGCTGCACCAGCTGATGATCGCGGCGAACCCGGCGACGCGTGCTCGGCGGATCGAACGGTTCCTGGAGAAGTTGGAGCGAGGGGAGACGCCCTAG
- a CDS encoding FdhF/YdeP family oxidoreductase: MTRSNPPVEEADENDLEVGEPKAWAAGLPGVYHSMQPALKHMGAERSARTLLRMNQKQGFDCMSCAWPDPSGERSTFEYCENGAKAVTWEATPVTVASEFWAEHPISELRERSEYWLGMQGRLTEPVYKAPGEDHYQPVSWDKAITLISEKLKSLASPNEAAFYTSGRASNEAAFIYQLFIRGFGTNNLPDCSNMCHESSGVAMGETIGIGKATVAYNDYLECDLMIVIGQNPGTNHPRMLSAMEKQKENGGQIVAINPLPEAGLRRFKNPQKPKGVLGRGTDLADQFLQIRAGGDMALLQAISKRVLEAEDQNPGSVLDHDFIAQHCEGLDTLREHLAHLDEQTVLEATGLRSDAIDELADRYINAEKVIITWAMGVTQQKNGVGTIKEIINLLLLRGNIGRPGAGASPIRGHSNVQGDRTMGVWEQMPPSFLDALGKEFSFEPPRDHGVDSVAAVRGMRDGEIKFFLSLGGNFAGAMSDTAATEAAMQNLEMNVQISTKLNRSHTVLGEEALILPTLGRTEVDHRATGPQFVSVEDTVCAVHSSQGTVEPVAPGLLSEVAIISRLAHATLGDRVSADWQGFEDDYDRIRDHISHVVPGCENYNRRIREKDGFLLANGPRDSRTFNTPSGRAMMTANELDPMQCPPGRLILQTLRSHDQFNTTIYGYNDRYRGIKKGRHVVFVNPEDLAQLGFSDGDLLDVHGEYEDGKDRVLRSFRAVSYPTARGCAAVYYPEGNVLVPLDDTVQGSNTPVSKGVIIRLEPGEAVLAG, from the coding sequence ATGACTCGCTCCAATCCTCCCGTCGAGGAAGCCGACGAGAACGATCTCGAAGTCGGGGAGCCCAAGGCCTGGGCCGCCGGCCTGCCCGGTGTCTATCACTCCATGCAGCCGGCACTGAAGCACATGGGCGCGGAACGAAGCGCGCGCACGCTGCTGAGGATGAACCAGAAGCAGGGGTTCGACTGCATGAGCTGCGCATGGCCGGATCCCTCTGGCGAACGCAGCACCTTCGAGTACTGCGAAAACGGCGCCAAGGCCGTCACCTGGGAGGCGACACCGGTCACGGTCGCCTCGGAATTCTGGGCCGAACACCCGATCAGTGAGCTGCGTGAACGCTCCGAGTACTGGCTGGGAATGCAGGGTCGACTCACAGAGCCGGTCTACAAGGCGCCGGGTGAGGATCACTATCAGCCCGTGAGCTGGGACAAGGCGATCACGCTGATCTCCGAGAAGCTCAAGAGCCTTGCTTCCCCGAACGAAGCTGCGTTCTACACCAGTGGTCGCGCCTCAAACGAGGCCGCCTTCATCTATCAGCTTTTCATCCGCGGATTCGGCACCAACAACCTGCCTGACTGTTCGAACATGTGTCACGAATCCTCCGGCGTCGCCATGGGCGAGACGATCGGCATCGGCAAGGCGACCGTGGCCTACAACGACTACCTCGAGTGCGATCTGATGATCGTGATCGGCCAGAATCCCGGCACCAACCACCCCCGCATGCTCAGCGCGATGGAGAAGCAGAAGGAGAACGGCGGCCAGATCGTCGCGATCAACCCTCTGCCCGAGGCGGGGCTGCGCAGGTTCAAGAATCCACAGAAGCCCAAGGGTGTTCTCGGCCGCGGAACTGATCTGGCCGACCAGTTTCTCCAGATCCGGGCGGGCGGAGACATGGCGCTGCTCCAGGCGATCTCCAAGCGGGTGCTTGAAGCTGAAGACCAGAACCCCGGCTCAGTGCTGGACCACGACTTCATCGCCCAGCACTGCGAAGGCCTGGACACGCTTCGCGAACACCTCGCACACCTGGACGAGCAGACGGTGCTCGAGGCCACGGGGCTGCGCTCGGACGCGATCGATGAACTCGCCGACCGCTACATCAACGCCGAGAAGGTCATCATCACCTGGGCGATGGGCGTCACGCAGCAGAAGAACGGTGTGGGCACGATCAAGGAGATCATCAACCTGCTCCTGCTGCGCGGCAACATCGGCCGTCCGGGTGCCGGTGCGTCGCCGATCCGGGGGCACTCCAACGTGCAGGGTGATCGCACCATGGGAGTGTGGGAGCAGATGCCGCCGTCGTTCCTGGATGCGCTCGGCAAGGAGTTCTCGTTCGAACCCCCGCGGGATCACGGTGTCGACTCGGTCGCCGCCGTCCGAGGGATGCGCGACGGCGAGATCAAGTTCTTCCTCTCGCTGGGCGGAAACTTCGCGGGCGCGATGTCGGACACCGCGGCCACTGAGGCAGCGATGCAGAACCTCGAGATGAACGTGCAGATCTCGACGAAGCTCAATCGCTCGCACACCGTCCTCGGTGAGGAAGCGCTCATCCTGCCGACGCTGGGTCGCACTGAGGTCGATCACCGGGCGACCGGTCCGCAGTTCGTCTCGGTGGAGGACACTGTCTGCGCCGTCCACTCCTCACAGGGAACGGTGGAACCGGTGGCGCCTGGGCTGCTGTCCGAGGTCGCTATCATCAGTCGACTTGCACACGCGACCCTGGGCGACCGGGTCTCTGCTGACTGGCAAGGGTTCGAGGACGACTACGACCGCATCCGCGACCACATCTCCCACGTGGTGCCCGGCTGTGAGAACTACAACAGGCGCATTCGCGAGAAGGACGGCTTCCTGCTGGCGAACGGGCCGCGCGACTCCCGCACGTTCAACACCCCCAGCGGCAGAGCGATGATGACCGCGAATGAACTCGACCCGATGCAGTGCCCTCCCGGACGCCTGATTCTGCAGACCCTGCGCTCACACGACCAGTTCAACACCACCATCTACGGCTACAACGATCGCTACCGCGGCATCAAGAAGGGCCGTCATGTCGTCTTTGTGAACCCTGAAGACCTCGCGCAGCTGGGTTTCAGCGACGGCGACCTCCTCGATGTGCACGGCGAGTACGAGGACGGCAAGGATCGTGTGCTGCGCAGCTTCCGCGCGGTGTCCTACCCGACGGCCCGCGGATGCGCCGCCGTGTACTACCCGGAGGGAAACGTCCTGGTGCCGCTTGATGACACGGTCCAGGGAAGCAACACCCCGGTCTCGAAGGGAGTCATCATCCGATTGGAGCCCGGAGAGGCCGTCCTTGCCGGATAA
- a CDS encoding amidohydrolase, producing the protein MARHRLRSLRTGETGLHMDAVDFILYNGVILTMDDQHTTATAMALGGGRVLAVGSAEEILRLDGPGVTRRDLRGLTVLPGLVDTHNHHNVAGEVDLHRLKISPSASVEQIVQAVSQWAEQLSPGAWVLGGSWGSGLYADLSTPEALRLLDAATGDRPVLLTDDSQHNKWANTAAMRRGGIFELTADPDGGQVVRDPEGRPTGVLIESAGALVEQARIAESGPLDAAHVAASSERAIEMLHGYGITAFQDAAASKEIMAGLKTLDDEGRLKAWVVSSMLINDFIFGTEFVGDPLISSGEQYRTVHHRPDFAKIFLDGVPPSRTGAFLEPYLPDDLHGHDHLGATTMPIQELEGWLRRCAELGIGTKIHCTGDASVRAVLDTVETLRSDGLTEIKVHIAHGNYIHPEDVPRFGQLDVVAEISPSLWYPGVIVEALSSVLPEPRASELHPNRELLDTGATVAGGSDWPVSEDPNPWSAIYGLVTRRNPSGEFPGQLWPEQAITLQEALHVYTTGPAKAMGLDDVIGRLAPGYSADFILLEKNPLSTDMEEVKDFSALETWFAGHQVYTQE; encoded by the coding sequence GTGGCGAGACACAGACTTCGCTCACTGCGCACCGGCGAGACAGGACTTCATATGGACGCGGTCGACTTCATCCTCTACAACGGAGTCATCCTGACGATGGATGACCAGCACACGACAGCCACGGCGATGGCGCTCGGCGGAGGGAGGGTCCTCGCCGTCGGATCCGCCGAGGAGATCCTGCGGCTGGACGGGCCGGGGGTCACTCGCCGAGATCTCCGTGGACTGACGGTCCTGCCGGGTCTGGTCGACACACACAACCATCACAATGTCGCCGGGGAGGTGGATCTCCACCGGCTGAAGATCTCCCCGAGCGCGTCTGTGGAGCAGATCGTGCAGGCCGTCAGTCAGTGGGCCGAACAGCTGAGCCCTGGGGCCTGGGTGCTCGGTGGAAGCTGGGGCTCGGGACTCTACGCGGACCTCTCCACCCCCGAGGCGCTGCGCCTGCTCGACGCCGCCACCGGGGACCGACCGGTCCTGCTGACCGATGACTCCCAGCACAACAAATGGGCGAACACGGCGGCGATGCGCCGCGGCGGCATCTTCGAGCTCACGGCGGATCCCGACGGGGGACAGGTCGTCCGGGACCCTGAAGGCCGTCCCACCGGCGTGCTCATCGAATCCGCCGGCGCACTGGTGGAACAGGCGCGGATCGCCGAGAGCGGACCGCTCGACGCCGCACATGTGGCGGCCAGCTCAGAACGGGCGATCGAGATGCTGCATGGATACGGCATCACCGCCTTCCAGGACGCGGCCGCCTCGAAAGAGATCATGGCCGGGCTGAAGACGCTCGACGACGAGGGCCGCCTCAAAGCATGGGTAGTCTCCTCGATGCTCATCAACGATTTCATCTTCGGCACTGAGTTCGTCGGAGATCCCCTCATCAGCAGCGGTGAGCAGTACCGAACCGTGCACCACAGGCCGGACTTCGCCAAGATCTTCCTCGACGGCGTGCCGCCCTCACGGACCGGGGCCTTCCTGGAGCCGTATCTGCCCGATGACCTGCATGGTCATGATCACCTCGGTGCCACCACCATGCCCATCCAGGAGCTCGAAGGGTGGCTGCGGCGCTGCGCCGAGCTGGGCATCGGGACCAAGATCCACTGCACCGGAGACGCCTCCGTGCGCGCCGTGCTGGACACTGTGGAGACCCTCCGCAGTGACGGTCTGACCGAGATAAAGGTCCACATCGCCCACGGCAACTACATCCATCCCGAGGATGTTCCCCGCTTCGGTCAGCTGGATGTGGTCGCCGAGATCTCACCGAGCCTCTGGTACCCAGGGGTCATCGTCGAAGCGCTGAGCAGCGTGCTCCCCGAACCCCGCGCCAGCGAGCTCCACCCGAACCGCGAACTGCTCGACACCGGCGCCACCGTGGCCGGCGGTTCGGACTGGCCGGTCTCGGAGGACCCCAACCCCTGGTCAGCGATCTACGGCCTGGTCACCCGGCGCAACCCCAGCGGCGAATTCCCGGGACAGCTCTGGCCCGAGCAGGCGATCACGCTTCAGGAGGCGCTGCACGTCTACACCACCGGGCCTGCGAAGGCGATGGGCCTGGACGACGTCATCGGGCGCCTCGCGCCCGGATACTCCGCCGACTTCATCCTCCTCGAGAAGAACCCGCTGAGCACCGACATGGAAGAGGTCAAGGACTTCAGCGCCCTCGAGACCTGGTTCGCCGGACACCAGGTCTACACCCAGGAGTGA